A region from the Rosa rugosa chromosome 6, drRosRugo1.1, whole genome shotgun sequence genome encodes:
- the LOC133716690 gene encoding receptor-like protein EIX2: MGFLVSTLTLKLNDNKFEGELPSSMKNCRSLLLFDIGENQLSGLIPKWLGVGLPNLAILIFRSNHFYGSIPLELCHLTQMQILDLSMNNIWGSIPKCLNNLTTLAQKGYSNILTISHSFDFAGDDKGGAILKYDDEVSLIWKGAMSKYKSTLGLLKTVDLASNRLSGEIPSEIAQLSGLVSLNLSRNKLTGQITPEIGKLQSLDSLDISRNQIDGAIPTSLAQIDRLAYLDLSYNNLSGEIPTGTQLQTFEAAFVGNPQLCGPPLHNSCSQEEASPGKANLVNQEDKKEVMSKLGDYISMVLGFVVGFWGACGSLIFIRSWRYAYFNFFKALSDWFSLRLALIRRRAMK; encoded by the coding sequence ATGGGCTTTTTAGTTTCTACATTGACATTGAAACtaaatgacaacaaatttgaGGGAGAATTGCCTTCGTCCATGAAAAATTGCAGAAGTCTTTTACTTTTTGATATTGGAGAGAACCAGTTATCAGGGCTGATACCTAAATGGTTAGGGGTTGGACTTCCAAATTTGGCTATCCTCATCTTTCGGTCTAATCATTTCTATGGAAGCATCCCATTGGAGTTATGTCATCTAACACAGATGCAAATATTGGATCTTTCCATGAACAACATCTGGGGAAGTATACCCAAATGTCTTAACAATTTGACAACTTTGGCTCAAAAAGGATATTCAAATATTCTAACCATTAGCCATTCATTTGACTTCGCTGGCGATGATAAAGGGGGTGCTATTTtgaagtatgacgatgaagtGTCTTTGATATGGAAAGGAGCCATGTCCAAATACAAAAGTACACTGGGACTTCTGAAGACTGTTGATCTCGCTAGCAACAGATTAAGTGGAGAGATTCCAAGTGAAATTGCTCAACTTTCTGGTTTGGTTTCTTTAAATTTGTCGAGAAACAAATTGACAGGCCAAATAACTCCAGAGATTGGAAAGTTGCAGTCATTAGATTCTCTTGATATTTCCAGAAACCAGATAGATGGTGCAATTCCAACAAGCCTTGCTCAGATCGATCGACTTGCTTACTTGGACCTGTCATATAACAATTTGTCTGGCGAAATTCCAACTGGTACGCAGCTCCAAACCTTTGAAGCAGCTTTTGTGGGAAACCCTCAACTCTGTGGACCTCCACTACATAATTCTTGTTCTCAAGAAGAAGCAAGTCCAGGGAAAGCAAACTTGGTGAATCAGGAAGATAAGAAAGAGGTAATGTCGAAACTGGGAGATTACATCAGCATGGTGCTTGGGTTTGTTGTTGGATTTTGGGGTGCTTGTGGCAGCTTGATTTTCATCAGGTCATGGAGATATGCATACTTCAACTTCTTCAAAGCTTTGAGTGATTGGTTCTCTCTGAGGCTAGCTTTGATCAGACGCCGGGCAATGAAATAA